Proteins found in one Toxotes jaculatrix isolate fToxJac2 chromosome 18, fToxJac2.pri, whole genome shotgun sequence genomic segment:
- the LOC121197943 gene encoding transmembrane protein 235-like: MRYGSVVLGAGFTGLLSFSLLALAIGTDYWYIIDVKKPNYTGSDTLSSHSGLWRINEGANRSSFISSFTANMSSLPEAERQLLGLHRVVVILLPLSLILLVFGWIFGLVSSLACSPRLLAGSATYFLFCSLFTLSGVSVYIKYSNRAMEEFQQTVSPENLAYVNVSFGWSVATAWLSYGLEVATGLLLMLAARITQMKGHYDSGVTIAML; the protein is encoded by the exons ATGAGGTACGGGTCGGTGGTTCTTGGTGCTGGGTTTACAGGTTTGCTCAGTTTTAGCCTCCTCGCTTTGGCAATTGGGACTGATTACTGGTACATCATCGATGTGAAAAAACCCAACTACACGGGCTCAGACACCCTGAGTTCACACTCCGGACTGTGGAGAATTAATGAAG GAGCAAACAGGAGTTCATTCATCTCTTCTTTCACAGCAAATATGTCCAGCCTGCCAGAGGCAGAAAGGCAGCTTCTTG GCTTGCACAGGGTGGTGGTCATCCTACTGCCCCTCAGCCTGATCCTGCTGGTGTTTGGCTGGATCTTTGGACTTGTCAGTTCATTGGCCTGCAGCCCCAGATTGCTGGCTGGATCAGCAACATACTTTCTCTTCTGCA GTCTCTTCACCTTATCCGGGGTCAGCGTCTACATCAAATACTCAAACCGAGCCATGGAGGAGTTCCAGCAGACTGTGTCCCCAGAGAACCTCGCCTATGTGAACGTGTCCTTTGGCTGGTCCGTAGCCACAGCCTGGCTCTCCTACGGCTTGGAGGTGGCCACTGGCCTGCTGCTCATGCTAGCTGCCAGAATAACTCAAATGAAGGGACATTATGACTCTGGTGTCACCATCGCCATGTTATAG